Proteins encoded together in one Sinorhizobium sp. B11 window:
- a CDS encoding methylcrotonoyl-CoA carboxylase produces MTVISSAIDRDSETFKANSIKNRGLIAELYDRSAKTREGGSQAARERHASKGKLLPRDRIQLLLDGGSPFLEIGTLTANGMYGDEAPGAGIITGIGRVSGREVMIVANDATVKGGAYFPMTVKKHLRAQEIAMQNRLPCIYLVDSGGANLPHQAEVFPDRDHFGAIFYNQAQMSAEGIPQIACVMGSCTAGGAYVPAMSDETVIVRNQGTIFLAGPPLVKAATGEIISAEELGGAETHGRRSGVVDHVAENDEHALLLVRDIVASLNSVKSVDIDIQAPRPPKLDPEDLSGIIPEDVRSPYDVREVIGRVVDGSEFHEFKPLYGTTLICGFARIWGLPVAVIANNGVLFSESALKGAHFIELACQRRVPLLFLQNISGFMVGGRYEAGGIAKDGAKLVTAVATATVPKVTVIIGGSFGAGNYGMCGRAYRPRFLFTWPNSRISVMGGEQAASVLATIRRDAMEARGETWPVEDEEAFKAPIRAGYEAEGNPYYATARLWDDGIIDPRQTRDVLGLAFSACLNAPIPKGPRFGLFRM; encoded by the coding sequence ATGACGGTGATTTCCTCAGCGATCGATCGGGACAGCGAAACCTTCAAAGCCAACAGCATCAAGAACAGGGGACTGATCGCCGAACTCTACGATCGCTCGGCCAAGACCCGCGAGGGCGGCTCACAAGCGGCCCGCGAACGCCACGCGAGCAAGGGCAAGCTACTGCCGCGCGACCGCATCCAGCTGCTGCTCGACGGCGGCAGCCCGTTCCTGGAGATCGGCACACTGACGGCAAACGGCATGTATGGCGATGAAGCCCCGGGTGCCGGCATCATCACCGGGATAGGCCGCGTCTCCGGCCGCGAGGTCATGATCGTCGCCAATGATGCGACGGTGAAGGGCGGCGCCTATTTTCCGATGACGGTGAAGAAACATCTGCGAGCGCAGGAAATCGCGATGCAGAACCGGCTGCCCTGCATCTATCTTGTCGACAGTGGCGGCGCCAATCTTCCGCATCAGGCCGAGGTCTTTCCCGACCGCGATCATTTCGGGGCGATTTTCTACAATCAGGCGCAAATGTCGGCGGAAGGCATTCCGCAGATTGCCTGCGTGATGGGAAGCTGCACGGCCGGCGGCGCCTATGTGCCAGCCATGTCCGATGAGACGGTCATCGTGCGCAACCAGGGCACGATCTTCCTTGCCGGCCCGCCATTGGTGAAAGCCGCGACCGGCGAGATCATTTCGGCCGAGGAGCTCGGCGGCGCCGAGACCCATGGCCGCCGCTCCGGCGTCGTCGATCATGTCGCCGAAAACGACGAGCATGCGCTGCTTCTCGTGCGCGATATCGTCGCCAGTCTCAACAGCGTGAAATCGGTCGATATCGACATTCAGGCCCCTCGCCCACCCAAGCTCGATCCCGAAGATCTCAGCGGCATCATCCCCGAGGACGTCCGCTCGCCCTATGACGTGCGCGAGGTCATCGGCCGGGTCGTCGATGGGTCCGAGTTCCATGAGTTCAAGCCGCTCTATGGCACGACGCTCATCTGCGGTTTTGCCCGTATCTGGGGCCTGCCGGTCGCCGTCATCGCCAACAATGGCGTGCTGTTTTCCGAGAGCGCGCTGAAGGGCGCACATTTCATCGAGCTTGCCTGCCAGCGCCGCGTGCCGCTGCTGTTTTTGCAGAACATATCAGGTTTCATGGTCGGCGGACGTTATGAGGCGGGCGGCATCGCGAAGGATGGGGCGAAGCTCGTCACCGCAGTTGCCACAGCCACGGTGCCCAAGGTCACCGTCATCATCGGCGGCAGTTTCGGGGCTGGCAATTACGGCATGTGCGGCCGAGCCTATCGCCCACGCTTCCTTTTTACCTGGCCGAACAGCCGCATCAGCGTGATGGGCGGCGAGCAGGCGGCTTCCGTACTTGCCACCATCCGCCGTGATGCGATGGAAGCACGCGGGGAGACATGGCCAGTCGAAGATGAAGAAGCCTTCAAGGCGCCGATCCGCGCCGGCTACGAGGCCGAGGGCAATCCCTATTACGCCACCGCACGTCTCTGGGACGACGGCATCATCGATCCGCGCCAGACGCGCGATGTGCTTGGCCTTGCCTTTTCCGCCTGCCTGAATGCACCTATCCCCAAAGGGCCGCGTTTCGGCCTCTTTCGGATGTGA
- a CDS encoding isovaleryl-CoA dehydrogenase: MFDFSLGETADAIRDATARFAADNIAPLATEIDESNTFPRQLWPKMGELGLHGITVEEEFGGAGLGYLEHVVAMEEVSRASASVGLSYGAHSNLCINQIRRWAASEQKHRHLPKLISGEHVGSLAMSEAGSGSDVVSMRLRAERKGDRYLLNGTKFWITNAPHADVLVVYAKTDPTAGPKGISAFIIEKGLPGFSVSKKLSKLGMRGSDTAELVFQDCEVPAEALMGREGDGVKILMSGLDYERAVLAAGPLGIMQACLDVVLPYVRERKQFGKAIGDFQLMQGKIADMYVALNSSRAYVYSVARACDAGRTTRADAAAAILFASENAVKVSLEAIQALGGAGYTKEWPVERFLRDAKLYDIGAGTNEIRRYLIGRELITS; this comes from the coding sequence ATGTTTGATTTTTCGTTGGGCGAAACCGCGGATGCAATCCGTGACGCGACGGCGCGCTTTGCCGCTGACAATATTGCTCCGCTCGCCACGGAGATCGACGAAAGCAACACGTTTCCCCGCCAGCTCTGGCCGAAGATGGGGGAGCTCGGTCTGCATGGCATCACTGTCGAGGAGGAGTTCGGCGGTGCTGGTCTCGGTTACCTCGAGCATGTCGTTGCCATGGAGGAAGTATCGCGTGCATCGGCCTCCGTGGGGCTGAGTTACGGCGCTCATTCCAATCTCTGTATCAACCAGATCCGCCGCTGGGCGGCATCGGAGCAGAAGCACCGCCATCTGCCAAAGCTGATTTCGGGCGAGCATGTGGGCTCGCTTGCCATGTCCGAAGCCGGTTCCGGTTCGGACGTCGTTTCCATGCGGCTCAGGGCCGAGCGCAAGGGTGATCGCTACCTCCTTAACGGGACCAAGTTCTGGATCACCAATGCACCTCATGCCGACGTACTTGTCGTCTACGCGAAGACCGATCCGACCGCCGGACCGAAGGGAATTTCGGCATTCATCATCGAGAAGGGTCTGCCCGGCTTCAGCGTTTCGAAAAAGCTTTCCAAACTCGGCATGCGCGGCAGCGATACGGCAGAGCTTGTCTTTCAGGATTGCGAAGTGCCCGCGGAGGCTCTGATGGGTCGAGAAGGCGACGGTGTGAAGATCCTGATGTCAGGCCTCGATTATGAGCGTGCCGTGCTTGCTGCCGGTCCGCTTGGCATCATGCAGGCCTGTCTCGACGTGGTGCTGCCCTATGTGCGGGAGCGCAAACAGTTCGGCAAGGCAATCGGTGACTTCCAACTCATGCAGGGCAAGATCGCCGATATGTATGTCGCGCTGAATTCGTCTCGCGCCTATGTCTATTCCGTCGCTCGTGCCTGTGATGCCGGCCGCACGACACGCGCGGATGCGGCAGCCGCCATCCTCTTTGCCAGCGAAAATGCTGTAAAGGTCTCGCTGGAGGCAATCCAGGCGCTTGGCGGCGCCGGGTATACCAAGGAGTGGCCGGTCGAGCGCTTTCTGCGCGATGCCAAGCTTTACGATATCGGTGCAGGGACCAACGAGATTCGACGCTATCTGATCGGTCGGGAGCTCATCACATCATGA
- a CDS encoding AraC family transcriptional regulator produces MAEIERRMIAPGFVEEALDSLRRLRRPTAPILARLGLPEQISQPVSAEVYGALWLAIAAELDDEFFGMGARPMRSGSFTLLCHCVLHAPTLGHALRRALRFLDVVLDDPRGTLVVRDGLAQIELRDAGESRSAFAYRTYWILLHGIICWLVGRRIPIRLVDFRCAEPRQGADYRLFFGAPVRFSQPISRLGFDSSMLDLPISRSEQSLKQFLRGAPANILVRYRYDAGIAAAVRRRLSQTSPAAWTSFQTLAKDMHMPSSTLRHRLHDEGQSYAGIKDDIRRDLAVDMLMNTQKTIGEIAVQLGYSEPSAFFRAFKKWIGKSPEAFRREEAKSAQWE; encoded by the coding sequence ATGGCTGAAATCGAGCGACGCATGATTGCGCCAGGCTTTGTCGAGGAAGCCCTCGACAGCCTGCGAAGGCTGAGGAGGCCGACCGCGCCGATCCTGGCCAGGCTCGGCCTGCCCGAGCAGATCAGTCAGCCGGTTTCGGCCGAAGTCTATGGTGCGCTCTGGCTAGCAATCGCCGCCGAACTCGACGACGAATTCTTCGGCATGGGCGCCCGGCCGATGCGCAGCGGCAGTTTCACCCTGCTTTGCCATTGCGTGCTGCACGCGCCCACCCTCGGCCATGCGCTGCGGCGGGCCTTGCGTTTCCTCGATGTGGTGCTGGACGATCCGCGCGGCACGCTCGTCGTCCGCGACGGGCTGGCTCAGATCGAACTGCGCGACGCCGGCGAATCGCGCTCGGCCTTCGCCTATCGCACTTACTGGATACTCCTTCACGGCATCATCTGCTGGCTGGTAGGCCGACGCATCCCGATCCGGCTCGTCGATTTTCGCTGCGCAGAACCTCGCCAGGGTGCCGACTATCGGCTCTTCTTCGGCGCCCCGGTACGCTTCTCGCAGCCGATCAGCCGGCTCGGCTTCGATAGCTCAATGCTCGATCTGCCGATTTCGCGCAGCGAACAATCCCTGAAGCAGTTCCTGCGCGGGGCCCCGGCTAACATCCTCGTGCGCTACCGCTATGATGCCGGCATCGCCGCTGCGGTGCGCCGCCGCCTCTCCCAGACCTCTCCCGCCGCCTGGACGAGTTTTCAAACACTGGCGAAAGACATGCACATGCCCTCCTCGACACTGCGACACCGCCTGCACGACGAGGGCCAGAGCTATGCCGGCATCAAGGACGATATCCGCCGCGATCTCGCCGTCGACATGCTGATGAACACCCAGAAGACGATCGGCGAAATCGCCGTGCAGCTCGGCTATTCCGAGCCTAGTGCCTTCTTTCGCGCCTTCAAGAAATGGATAGGCAAGAGTCCCGAGGCTTTCCGCCGTGAAGAGGCAAAATCGGCGCAATGGGAATAG
- a CDS encoding 3-hydroxyacyl-CoA dehydrogenase has product MQISGANFIVTGGGSGLGAATARMLVEAGGRVTIADLNLDAGEAIARELGQGARFIRADVTDEKDGAAVIAAAVDAFGPLRGLINCAGVAPAEKVVGRDGPHRLESFVRTISINLIGTFNMIRLAAAAIQNAEPDAEGERGVIVNTASAAAFDGQIGQAAYAASKGGVAAMTLPIARELARHGIRTVSIAPGIFETPMMAGVPAEVREALGKSVPFPPRLGHPAEFAALVRHILENSMLNGEVIRLDGALRMGAR; this is encoded by the coding sequence GTGCAGATCAGCGGCGCAAATTTCATCGTTACCGGCGGCGGCTCCGGGCTTGGGGCGGCAACGGCGCGTATGCTCGTCGAAGCTGGCGGTCGCGTGACGATCGCCGATCTCAATCTTGACGCAGGCGAGGCGATTGCCCGCGAACTGGGGCAGGGCGCGCGCTTCATCAGGGCCGATGTGACGGACGAAAAAGACGGCGCTGCTGTCATCGCCGCAGCTGTCGATGCCTTCGGTCCGCTTCGCGGGCTTATCAATTGTGCCGGCGTGGCACCGGCCGAGAAGGTCGTCGGCCGCGATGGGCCGCACCGGCTGGAAAGCTTCGTCCGGACGATCAGCATCAATCTCATCGGCACTTTCAACATGATCAGGCTCGCGGCCGCTGCCATCCAGAACGCAGAGCCGGATGCCGAAGGCGAGCGCGGCGTGATCGTCAACACGGCTTCGGCTGCCGCCTTCGACGGACAGATCGGGCAGGCGGCCTATGCCGCGTCCAAGGGCGGCGTCGCTGCAATGACGCTGCCGATTGCCCGCGAGCTTGCCCGCCATGGTATTCGTACCGTGTCGATTGCGCCCGGCATTTTCGAAACGCCGATGATGGCCGGCGTGCCGGCCGAGGTGCGCGAAGCACTCGGCAAGAGCGTGCCGTTCCCGCCGCGGCTTGGGCATCCAGCCGAATTTGCCGCGCTGGTGCGCCATATCCTGGAAAACAGCATGCTGAACGGCGAGGTCATTCGCCTCGACGGCGCATTGCGCATGGGCGCGCGCTGA
- a CDS encoding acetyl-CoA C-acyltransferase gives MILQDPIVIVGTARTPIGSFQGELKDAAAPELGAAAIRAALERSGVEADAIEEVVFGCVLPAGQGQAPARQAAIHAGLPFATGASTVNKMCGSGMKAVMMAHDLIAAGSGSIAVAGGMESMTNAPYLLDRARAGYRLGHGRVVDHMFLDGLEDAYDKGRLMGSFAEDCAEAYQFTREAQDAYAVTSLKRAQKAIAEGRFDKEIVPVTVKSGRTEQVASVDEQPGKAKPDKIPTLKPAFRDGGTVTAANSSSISDGAAALVLMRRSEAERRGLKPLATVLGHAIHSQAPNLFATAPIGALQKLSDRTGLPLSGVDLFEINEAFAVVAMAAMRDLDLPHDKVNVHGGACALGHPIGASGARILVTLLSALERYDLKRGMAALCIGGGEATAVALERH, from the coding sequence ATGATCCTGCAGGATCCCATCGTCATCGTCGGCACGGCCCGAACGCCGATCGGCAGCTTTCAGGGTGAACTCAAGGACGCCGCCGCTCCCGAACTGGGCGCGGCGGCGATCCGCGCAGCGCTTGAACGCAGCGGTGTTGAGGCTGACGCAATCGAGGAGGTCGTTTTCGGCTGTGTTTTGCCGGCCGGTCAAGGCCAGGCGCCGGCTCGCCAGGCGGCGATCCATGCCGGATTGCCCTTTGCCACGGGCGCCAGCACGGTCAACAAGATGTGCGGCTCCGGCATGAAGGCCGTTATGATGGCGCATGACCTGATTGCTGCCGGCAGCGGTTCTATCGCGGTCGCCGGCGGCATGGAAAGCATGACGAATGCGCCCTATCTTCTTGATCGCGCCCGTGCGGGCTACAGGCTCGGCCATGGGCGGGTCGTGGACCATATGTTCCTCGACGGGCTGGAGGATGCGTATGACAAGGGGCGCTTGATGGGCAGCTTCGCGGAGGATTGCGCCGAAGCCTATCAGTTTACGCGCGAGGCGCAGGACGCCTACGCGGTCACGTCGCTGAAACGAGCGCAGAAAGCGATCGCCGAGGGCCGCTTCGATAAGGAGATCGTGCCGGTAACGGTGAAATCCGGCAGGACCGAGCAGGTGGCGAGCGTTGATGAGCAGCCCGGCAAGGCAAAGCCGGACAAGATCCCCACTCTGAAACCTGCCTTCCGCGATGGCGGCACGGTGACGGCCGCCAATTCCAGTTCGATTTCCGATGGTGCCGCCGCGCTTGTTCTGATGCGCCGTTCGGAGGCGGAGCGCCGCGGCCTCAAGCCGCTGGCCACCGTCCTCGGCCACGCCATACATTCGCAAGCGCCCAATCTCTTTGCCACGGCGCCGATCGGTGCCCTGCAGAAGCTCTCGGACCGCACCGGCCTGCCGCTTTCCGGGGTGGACCTCTTCGAGATCAACGAAGCCTTTGCCGTCGTTGCCATGGCTGCAATGCGTGATCTCGACCTGCCGCATGACAAGGTGAATGTGCATGGCGGCGCCTGCGCGCTCGGCCATCCGATCGGCGCGTCCGGTGCACGCATTCTGGTGACGCTGCTGTCGGCGCTCGAGCGTTACGACCTGAAGCGCGGCATGGCTGCACTTTGCATCGGTGGCGGTGAAGCGACCGCTGTCGCTCTCGAGCGGCATTAG
- a CDS encoding acyl-CoA dehydrogenase family protein, translated as MILSELQQQIRDLARDFAQERLAPGAAKRDRESLFPREELKEMGELGLLGMLVPEAYGGSDTGVIAYAAALEEIAAGDGPCSTIMSVHSSVGCVPILKFGNDDQRQRFLPKLASGEWIGGFALTEPQAGSDASNLKTRARRDGDHYVLDGTKQFITSGKNGQVIIVFAVTDPDAGKKGITAFIVPTDTPGYEVIRVEEKLGLHSSDTCQIAFSGMRLPEELRLGEEGEGYRIALANLEGGRIGIAAQAVGMAKAAFEAARDYARERSAFGKPIVEHQAVGFRLADMATRIEAARQLVFHAASLREAGLPCLSEASMAKLFASEMAERVCSDAIQIHGGYGYMADYPVERIYRDVRICQIYEGTSDVQRMVIARNL; from the coding sequence ATGATCCTTTCCGAACTTCAGCAGCAGATCCGCGATCTAGCCCGCGACTTCGCTCAGGAAAGGCTGGCGCCGGGAGCGGCCAAGCGCGACCGGGAATCTCTTTTCCCGCGTGAAGAATTGAAGGAAATGGGCGAACTCGGTCTGCTCGGCATGCTGGTGCCGGAAGCCTATGGCGGATCCGACACCGGTGTCATCGCCTATGCCGCAGCACTCGAAGAAATCGCTGCCGGTGACGGACCATGCTCGACCATCATGAGTGTGCATAGCTCGGTCGGCTGCGTGCCGATCCTGAAATTCGGCAATGATGACCAGCGGCAGCGCTTCCTGCCGAAGCTTGCGAGTGGCGAATGGATCGGTGGTTTCGCGCTGACGGAGCCGCAGGCAGGTTCGGATGCTTCGAACCTCAAGACGCGGGCGCGCCGCGATGGCGATCATTATGTGCTCGACGGCACCAAGCAATTCATCACCTCAGGCAAGAACGGCCAGGTCATCATCGTCTTTGCCGTCACCGATCCCGATGCCGGTAAGAAGGGTATCACCGCTTTCATCGTGCCGACCGATACGCCGGGTTACGAAGTGATCCGTGTCGAGGAAAAACTCGGCCTGCATTCCTCCGACACCTGCCAGATTGCCTTCAGCGGGATGCGTCTTCCCGAAGAGCTTCGGCTCGGCGAAGAGGGCGAGGGCTATCGCATCGCCCTTGCCAATCTGGAGGGTGGACGGATCGGTATTGCGGCGCAGGCCGTCGGCATGGCGAAGGCTGCCTTCGAGGCGGCGCGCGATTATGCCCGCGAACGCAGCGCCTTCGGCAAGCCGATCGTCGAGCATCAGGCCGTCGGATTCCGGCTCGCCGATATGGCAACGCGGATCGAGGCGGCGCGGCAGCTGGTCTTCCACGCGGCCTCACTCCGCGAAGCAGGACTGCCATGCCTGTCGGAAGCGTCGATGGCCAAGCTCTTTGCCTCCGAGATGGCCGAGCGCGTCTGCTCAGATGCCATCCAGATTCATGGCGGCTACGGCTATATGGCCGATTATCCGGTGGAGCGCATCTATCGCGACGTGCGCATCTGCCAGATCTATGAGGGTACGAGTGACGTGCAGCGCATGGTGATTGCCCGCAACCTATAA
- a CDS encoding 3-methyl-2-oxobutanoate dehydrogenase (2-methylpropanoyl-transferring) subunit alpha encodes MVESARLSLHVPEPAVRPGGHPDFSNVNIAKAGSVPRPEVDVASEDIRNLAYSIIRVLNRDGEAVGPWAGSSTDEELLTGLRNMMKLRAFDSRMLMAQRQGKTSFYMQHLGEEAVSCAFRKALQKGDMNFPTYRQAGLLIADDYPMVEMMNQIYSNESDPLRGRQLPIMYSSKEHGFFTISGNLATQYVQAVGWAMASAIKNDSRIAAAWIGDGSTAESDFHSALVFASTYKAPVILNIVNNQWAISTFQGIARGGSGTFAARGLGFGIPALRVDGNDYLAVHAVARWAAERARRNLGPTLIEYVTYRVGAHSTSDDPSAYRPKTESEAWPLGDPVLRLKKHLIVRGVWSEERHTQAEAEIMDEVIEAQRQAEAHGTLHDGGKPSVRDIFEGVYAEMPPHIRRQRQKAGY; translated from the coding sequence ATGGTGGAATCCGCTCGTTTGAGCCTGCATGTCCCCGAACCCGCCGTCCGTCCGGGCGGTCATCCCGATTTTTCCAACGTCAACATCGCAAAGGCCGGCTCCGTGCCGCGGCCGGAGGTCGATGTCGCGTCTGAAGACATCCGCAATCTCGCCTATTCGATCATCCGCGTGTTGAACCGCGACGGTGAAGCTGTCGGTCCCTGGGCTGGCTCATCGACCGATGAGGAGTTGCTGACGGGGCTTCGCAATATGATGAAGCTGCGCGCTTTCGATTCCCGCATGCTGATGGCGCAACGGCAGGGCAAGACATCCTTCTATATGCAGCATCTCGGCGAAGAGGCGGTCAGCTGCGCCTTCCGCAAGGCGCTGCAGAAGGGCGACATGAATTTCCCGACCTATCGTCAGGCCGGCCTCTTGATTGCCGACGACTATCCGATGGTCGAGATGATGAACCAGATCTACTCGAACGAGAGCGATCCGCTGCGCGGGCGCCAGCTTCCCATCATGTATTCCTCCAAGGAGCACGGCTTCTTCACCATTTCAGGCAATCTTGCCACGCAATATGTGCAGGCGGTCGGCTGGGCGATGGCCTCGGCGATCAAGAATGACAGCCGCATCGCAGCCGCCTGGATCGGCGATGGCTCGACGGCGGAATCGGATTTCCATTCGGCTTTGGTTTTCGCCTCCACCTACAAGGCGCCTGTCATTCTCAATATCGTCAACAATCAGTGGGCGATCTCCACCTTCCAGGGCATTGCGCGCGGCGGTTCGGGCACTTTTGCGGCTCGCGGTCTCGGCTTCGGCATTCCGGCGCTGCGCGTCGATGGCAATGACTATCTCGCCGTCCATGCCGTCGCTCGCTGGGCGGCGGAGCGGGCGCGTCGCAATCTCGGCCCAACGCTGATCGAATATGTCACCTATCGCGTCGGCGCCCATTCCACGTCCGACGATCCAAGTGCCTATCGCCCGAAGACGGAATCGGAAGCCTGGCCGCTCGGCGACCCCGTCCTGCGCCTGAAGAAGCACCTGATCGTCAGAGGCGTCTGGTCGGAGGAACGCCATACCCAGGCCGAAGCGGAGATCATGGACGAGGTGATCGAGGCGCAGCGCCAGGCCGAGGCGCACGGCACGCTGCATGATGGCGGCAAACCATCGGTACGCGACATTTTTGAAGGCGTCTATGCCGAGATGCCGCCGCATATCCGCCGTCAGCGGCAGAAGGCGGGGTACTGA
- a CDS encoding alpha-ketoacid dehydrogenase subunit beta, giving the protein MARMTMIEAVRSAMDVSMARDDNVVVFGEDVGYFGGVFRCTQGLQAKYGKTRCFDTPISESGIVGTAIGMAAYGLKPCVEIQFADYMYPAYDQLTQEAARIRYRSNGDFTCPIVVRMPTGGGIFGGQTHSQSPEALFTHVCGLKVVVPSNPYDAKGLLIAAIEDPDPVMFLEPKRLYNGPFDGHHERPVTPWSKHDLGEVPEDHYTIPIGKAEVRRTGSAVTVIAYGTMVHVALAAAEDAGIDAEVIDLRSLLPLDLDTIVKSVTKTGRCVVVHEATLTSGFGAEIVSLVQEYCFYQLEAPVVRVAGWDTPYPHAQEWDYFPGPGRVGRALAEVMEA; this is encoded by the coding sequence ATGGCCCGGATGACTATGATCGAGGCGGTGCGCAGCGCCATGGATGTCTCGATGGCACGTGACGACAATGTCGTGGTTTTCGGCGAGGACGTCGGTTATTTCGGCGGCGTCTTCCGCTGCACGCAAGGCCTGCAGGCGAAATACGGCAAGACGCGCTGCTTCGATACGCCGATCAGCGAATCCGGTATTGTCGGCACCGCGATCGGCATGGCCGCCTATGGGCTGAAGCCCTGCGTCGAGATCCAGTTCGCCGATTATATGTATCCGGCATACGACCAGCTTACGCAGGAGGCTGCGCGCATCCGCTATCGCTCCAACGGCGATTTCACCTGCCCGATCGTCGTGCGCATGCCGACCGGCGGCGGCATCTTCGGCGGCCAGACGCATAGTCAAAGTCCCGAGGCACTGTTTACCCATGTCTGCGGCCTGAAGGTCGTCGTGCCCTCCAACCCCTATGATGCCAAGGGCCTTTTGATTGCCGCGATCGAGGATCCTGATCCCGTCATGTTCCTGGAGCCGAAGCGGCTCTATAATGGGCCTTTCGACGGTCATCATGAGCGGCCTGTTACACCCTGGTCGAAACATGATCTCGGCGAAGTGCCGGAGGATCATTATACGATCCCGATCGGCAAGGCCGAGGTGCGACGCACGGGCTCGGCCGTGACCGTCATCGCCTATGGCACGATGGTGCATGTGGCGCTTGCCGCTGCCGAGGATGCGGGCATTGATGCGGAAGTGATCGATCTCCGGAGCCTCCTGCCGCTCGATCTCGATACGATCGTCAAATCCGTCACCAAGACCGGCCGCTGCGTCGTCGTGCATGAGGCCACATTGACCTCGGGCTTCGGCGCCGAAATCGTATCTTTGGTGCAGGAATATTGCTTCTATCAGCTTGAAGCCCCCGTCGTGCGCGTCGCCGGCTGGGACACGCCCTATCCGCATGCACAGGAATGGGATTATTTCCCTGGACCCGGCCGCGTCGGGCGCGCGCTTGCCGAAGTGATGGAGGCCTGA